The following coding sequences lie in one Tachysurus fulvidraco isolate hzauxx_2018 chromosome 19, HZAU_PFXX_2.0, whole genome shotgun sequence genomic window:
- the cog5 gene encoding conserved oligomeric Golgi complex subunit 5 — MAAESANNSLLINECYTDFLSEEFDVKTYTAHAIHHAVIAEHLAKLAEGISQLDKELHCQVVARHEDLLAQATGIESLEGVLEMMQSRIAALQSAVDRIKSKIVDPYNKIVARTAQLARLQVVCDLLRRIIRILYLSKRLQGQLQGGSRELTKAAQSLNELDYLFQGVDLSGIEVIENDLLFISRAHLEVENQAKRLLEQGMEIQNPSQVGTALQVFYNLGSLRETILSVVEGYKTSVHESIISALDIKVLTQPANIRGAPGRAIMPTPGNTATYRAALWTNLEKMMDQICAACSQVQHLHKVLTKKRDPVTHVCFMDEFIKDGQSDILYTFWDWITQMLSVELQKTTEASTFLKQALEGEFPKLLRLYNELWKRLQQYSVNIQGLLGHSGSGLDPDLTLSDTDTHDLFTNTKPDYDLEKALKASLQPYEAAYLSKSLSRLFDPINLVFPQGGHSPPSTDEMDSIIKTFGSELNVALVDPGLTIAVAKNISKTVQLFCVKSEHLLCTQGDASQVIGPLTEGQRRNVAVVNSLHHLQQSLTKVISTLPSFPPAAEQVLTVSLEEVQTLMDSAVQPLLTSVTDSVEAILLTMHQEDFSGPPSAGEKPDMPCSLYMRELQGFISRVMNDYFCHLQSVDFLYDRTEAIAQRAITLFIRHACLLRPLGEGGKLRLAADFAQMELAVAPLCRRISDLGKAYRLLRSFRPLLFQTSEHIASSQAVGDLIPYSTILHFLFSRAPAELKSPHQRAEWSVARFSQWLDDHQSEKDRLILIRGALEAYVQTVKARQGRNFAPVYPIMVQLLQKATSSLVER; from the exons ATGGCGGCCGAGTCAGCTAACAACTCTCTTCTGATCAATG AATGTTACACAGACTTCCTGAGTGAGGAGTTTGATGTGAAGACCTACACAGCTCATGCCATCCATCATGCAGTGATCGCTGAACATCTGGCCAAGCTTGCAGAGGGCATCAGTCAGCTGGATAAGGAGCTTCActgccag GTTGTGGCCAGACATGAAGATCTGCTTGCTCAGGCAACTGGAATCGAGTCTCTGGAAG GTGTGCTGGAAATGATGCAGTCTCGGATAGCTGCGTTACAGAGTGCTGTGGACAG GATAAAGAGCAAAATTGTTGACCCCTATAATAAGATTGTGGCCCGGACGGCCCAGCTGGCCCGACTGCAG GTCGTGTGTGATCTTCTCAGGAGGATCATCCGAATCCTGTATCTGAGTAAACGGCTGCAGGGTCAGCTTCAGGGGGGAAGCAGGGAGCTGACTAAAGCTGCTCAGAGCCTCAACGAATTGG ACTACCTGTTTCAGGGGGTGGATCTGTCCGGCATCGAAGTCATAGAGAATGACCTGCTGTTTATAAGTCGTGCACATCTGGAGGTGGAGAACCAGGCCAAGAGACTTCTAGAGCAGGGGATGGAGATACAG AACCCATCTCAGGTGGGAACAGCACTGCAGGTCTTCTACAATCTGGGCAGTTTGAGAGAAACCATCCTCAGTGTGGTGGAAGGATACAAGACGTCTGTACATGAGAGTATCATCAGTGCCCTCGATATTAAAGTCCTCACTCAGCCTGCCAACATCCGCG GTGCCCCAGGTCGGGCTATAATGCCCACCCCAGGGAATACAGCTACATATCGTGCTGCTCTATGGACCAACTTGGAGAAAATGATGGACCAGATATGTGCTGCATGTTCTCAG GTCCAGCATCTTCACAAGGTTCTGACCAAGAAGAGGGATCCTGTCACTCATGTGTGTTTCATGGATGAGTTCATTAAG GACGGCCAATCGGATATCTTGTACACGTTCTGGGACTGGATCACTCAGATGCTGTCTGTGGAACTTCAGAAAACCACCGAAG CCTCCACATTCCTAAAGCAAGCTCTGGAGGGAGAGTTCCCCAAACTCCTGAGGCTCTACAACGAGCTGTGGAAGCGTCTACAGCAGTACAGTGTTAATATACAAGGTCTCCTGGGACACAGCGGCTCAGGGCTGGATCCAGACCTCACACTGTctgatacagacacacacgatcTCTTCACAAACACTAAACCTGACTATGA TCTAGAGAAAGCTCTGAAGGCTTCCCTGCAGCCATATGAGGCAGCCTATCTGTCCAAATCTCTCTCTCGTCTGTTTGACCCCATCAACCTGGTGTTTCCACAGGGGGGCCACAGCCCACCCTCTACTGATGAAATGGACAGCATCATCAAAACCTTTGGCAG TGAGCTGAACGTGGCTCTGGTGGACCCTGGGCTGACCATTGCTGTGGCCAAGAACATCTCCAAGACTGTGCAGCTGTTCTGTGTCAAGTCTGAGCATCTG CTCTGTACTCAGGGTGATGCCAGCCAGGTGATTGGGCCTTTAACAGAGGGGCAGAGGAGGAACGTGGCGGTGGTTAATTCACTGCACCACCTGCAGCAGTCTCTGACTAAA GTGATCTCCACGCTGCCTTCCTTCCCTCCAGCTGCAGAGCAAGTGCTTACAGTGTCTTTAGAG GAGGTTCAGACTCTAATGGACAGTGCAGTCCAGCCACTGCTGACGTCTGTGACCGACTCAGTAGAAGCCATTCTCCTTACGATGCACCAGGAAGACTTCTCTGG TCCACCCTCAGCTGGAGAGAAGCCAGACATGCCTTGTTCACTGTACATGCGGGAGCTGCAAGGTTTTATATCCAGGGTCATGAACGACTACTTCTGCCACCTGCAGTCAGTGGACTTCCTGTACGACAGAACAGAGGCCATAGCACAGCGCGCCATCACGCTCTTCATCCGCCACGCCTGCCTTCTGCGGCCTCTCGGTGAGGGGGGCAAGTTGAGACTGGCTGCAGACTTTGCCCAG atggaACTGGCTGTAGCTCCACTATGCAGACGAATCTCAGACCTGGGTAAAGCGTACCGCCTGCTGCGCTCCTTCAG GCCTCTTCTCTTTCAGACCAGTGAGCACATAGCCAGCAGCCAGGCCGTGGGTGATCTGATCCCCTACAGTACAATACTACACTTCCTGTTCTCTCGTGCCCCAGCAGAACTCAAATCCCCTCAccag AGAGCCGAGTGGTCCGTAGCCAGGTTCTCTCAGTGGCTGGAT
- the dus4l gene encoding tRNA-dihydrouridine(20a/20b) synthase [NAD(P)+]-like isoform X2 — MELFENGRVVKVCAPMVRYSKLAFRSLVRKYDCDLCFSPMIVAADFIRSAKARDSELTTNSSDRPLIIQFAATEAQTLATAAGLVAPFSDGVDLNCGCPQRWAMAEGYGACLMNKPQVVKDMVRHVRNQVDKPNYGVSVKIRIHKDVRKTVDLCQKAEAAGVSWITVHGRTSDERHQPVHYDVIRVIKESLGVPVIANGDIKTPGDIEAVRELTGVDGMEKEMTLQWTAVALFLYVEMGILLLLCLPFISAIRWQTIFNLNIWNQGSWLWKRGFLAMIIILIVLFLDAVREVRKYSGTQIHKESKLYPNVFDHVHMKLFRAQRNLYISGFALLLWLVMRRVITLISQLAEAANTKSALQVQIEDANKAAKKYMEESEQLKQASHHSAGDEQTAQVNEQLRKQVCQLTQELKTSAEALNRSESQAEAIKIQAAALARDYDQLLQSQNQLQRRTETEDKKDI, encoded by the exons ATGGAGTTATTTGAAAACGGCAGAGTGGTAAAAGTTTGTGCCCCAATGGTGCGCTATTccaa GCTGGCCTTCAGGTCTCTAGTCCGGAAGTATGACTGTGACCTGTGCTTCTCTCCTATGATCGTTGCAGCTGATTTCATTCGTTCTGCTAAAGCCAGAGACAGTGAGCTGACCACAAACTCCT CTGACCGACCTCTGATCATCCAGTTCGCTGCAACAGAAGCTCAGACCCTGGCGACTGCTGCAGGTTTGGTCGCCCCTTTCTCTGATGGTGTGGACCTGAACTGTGGCTGTCCTCAGAGGTGGGCCATGGCCGAGGGCTACGGAGCATGCTTAATGAACAAACCCCAGGTAGTGAAGGACATGGTGAGACACGTCAGGAACCAGGTGGACAAGCCCAATTACGGCGTGTCCGTTAAGATAAG AATTCACAAGGACGTGAGGAAGACCGTGGACCTGTGTCAGAAGGCAGAAGCAGCCGGCGTGTCCTGGATCACGGTTCACGGGAGGACATCCGACGAGAGACACCAACCGGTACATTACGACGTCATCAGGGTCATTAAGGAGAGCCTTGGAGTCCCAGTCATCGCTAACGGAGATATTAAAACTCCTGGAGACATTGAGGCTGTGCGTGAACTGACAGGGGTGGATGGTATG GAAAAAG AGATGACTTTGCAGTGGACTGCTGTGGCCTTGTTCCTCTATGTTGAGATGGGgattctcctcctcctctgcctGCCCTTCATCTCGGCTATAAG atggcAGACCATCTTTAATCTGAACATATGGAATCAAGGTTCTTGGTTGTGGAAAAGAGGATTTCTGGCAATGATCATTATCCTGATTGTTCTGTTTCTGG ACGCGGTGAGGGAGGTGAGGAAGTACTCAGGAACTCAGATACATAAAGAGTCTAAGCTGTACCCTAATGTGTTCGACCATGTGCACATGAAGCTCTTTAGAGCTCAGAGGAACCTGTACATCTCAGGATTCGCCCTCCTCCTGTGGCT GGTCATGCGGAGGGTCATCACTCTGATCAGTCAACTCGCAGAGGCTGCAAACACCAAGTCGGCTCTTCAGGTCCAGATAGAGGATGCTAACAAGGCTGCCAAAAAATACATGGAGGAATCTGAACAGCTCAAGCAg GCCTCACACCATTCCGCAGGTGATGAACAGACAGCACAGGTAAACGAACAGCTGAGAAAACAAGTGTGTCAACTCACACAGGAGCTCAAGACATCTGCTGAAG CTCTGAACAGGTCTGAATCACAAGCAGAAGCCATTAAGATTCAAGCCGCTGCTTTAGCCAGAGATTACGACCAGTTACTTCAAAGCCAAAACCAACTGCAG CGTCGGACCGAGACTGAAGATAAGAAAGATATTTGA
- the dus4l gene encoding tRNA-dihydrouridine(20a/20b) synthase [NAD(P)+]-like isoform X1: MELFENGRVVKVCAPMVRYSKLAFRSLVRKYDCDLCFSPMIVAADFIRSAKARDSELTTNSSDRPLIIQFAATEAQTLATAAGLVAPFSDGVDLNCGCPQRWAMAEGYGACLMNKPQVVKDMVRHVRNQVDKPNYGVSVKIRIHKDVRKTVDLCQKAEAAGVSWITVHGRTSDERHQPVHYDVIRVIKESLGVPVIANGDIKTPGDIEAVRELTGVDGVMSARGLLANPALFSGYHHTPLECLWDWVNIALDQGTPFTCFHHHLIYMLEHITSQPERKVFNGLSSTSAVIDYLHNTYGSL; the protein is encoded by the exons ATGGAGTTATTTGAAAACGGCAGAGTGGTAAAAGTTTGTGCCCCAATGGTGCGCTATTccaa GCTGGCCTTCAGGTCTCTAGTCCGGAAGTATGACTGTGACCTGTGCTTCTCTCCTATGATCGTTGCAGCTGATTTCATTCGTTCTGCTAAAGCCAGAGACAGTGAGCTGACCACAAACTCCT CTGACCGACCTCTGATCATCCAGTTCGCTGCAACAGAAGCTCAGACCCTGGCGACTGCTGCAGGTTTGGTCGCCCCTTTCTCTGATGGTGTGGACCTGAACTGTGGCTGTCCTCAGAGGTGGGCCATGGCCGAGGGCTACGGAGCATGCTTAATGAACAAACCCCAGGTAGTGAAGGACATGGTGAGACACGTCAGGAACCAGGTGGACAAGCCCAATTACGGCGTGTCCGTTAAGATAAG AATTCACAAGGACGTGAGGAAGACCGTGGACCTGTGTCAGAAGGCAGAAGCAGCCGGCGTGTCCTGGATCACGGTTCACGGGAGGACATCCGACGAGAGACACCAACCGGTACATTACGACGTCATCAGGGTCATTAAGGAGAGCCTTGGAGTCCCAGTCATCGCTAACGGAGATATTAAAACTCCTGGAGACATTGAGGCTGTGCGTGAACTGACAGGGGTGGATG GTGTGATGTCTGCTCGGGGATTACTGGCCAATCCAGCCCTGTTCTCAGGGTACCATCACACCCCGTTGGAGTGTTTGTGGGACTGGGTGAACATCGCCTTGGACCAGGGGACTCCGTTCACCTGCTTCCACCATCACCTGATCTATATGCTGGAACATATTACATCTCAGCCTGAGAGGAAGGTGTTCAATGGTTTATCCAGTACATCTGCAGTCATTGATTATCTGCACAACACCTACGGCTCTCTATAG